A portion of the Sus scrofa isolate TJ Tabasco breed Duroc chromosome 5, Sscrofa11.1, whole genome shotgun sequence genome contains these proteins:
- the YAF2 gene encoding YY1-associated factor 2 isoform X5, whose protein sequence is MDIINPEMKPRPVSQLVAQQVTQQFVPPTQSKKEKKDKVDKEKSEKETTSKKNSHKKTRPRLKNVDRSSAQHLEVTVGDLTVIITDFKEKTKSPPASSAASADQHSQSGSSSDNTERGMSRSSSPRGEASSLNGESH, encoded by the exons ATGGACATCATTAACCCTGAAAT GAAACCTCGACCTGTCTCCCAGTTGGTTGCACAGCAGGTTACTCAGCAGTTTGTGCCCCCTACAcagtcaaagaaagagaaaaaagataaagtagacaaagaaaaaagtgaaaaggaaacaaCTAGCAAAAAGAACAGTCATAAGAAAACCAG ACCAAGATTGAAAAATGTGGATCGGAGTAGTGCTCAACATTTGGAGGTTACTGTTGGCGACCTGACAGTCATTATTACAGACTTTAAGGAGAAAACAAAGTCACCGCCTGCATCCAGTGCTGCCTCTGCAGATCAGCACAGTCAGAGTGGCTCTAGCTCTGATAACACAGAGAGGGGAATGTCCAGGTCATCTTCACCCAGAGGAGAAGCCTCATCATTGAATGGAGAATCtcattaa